CTTGCAAAACCTCTGGTGGTGGTGGATGACGCCGGTGGCCACCCTGATGTGCCTGTTTCTCTCCCTCTATCTAGTGCACTTGGGCCTGGATGAGGTGAGCAACCCGCGGTTGCAGCGAGCTGGGTGAGAAGTTCCCAAGTATAGGCGGAGTGGTGATTGAGACAGCCCCTTCAGTTCACCCGGATGCTACTACCAATGGGAACGTGAATTGTGTTGTCACTGTCTGACACGTTCAAATTTCCTCCATCGTTAGCTAATAGCTCCACCCGGACAGTTGAGCAGTTGCGTTCCAGCTAGCTAAGCATCTGGTCCCACGCTGTCCCATAATACATCGGCAGCGGTGCCACAATCCCGAGAAGAAGATCGCCGCATGGAGCGTGTGGATAGTCGCTCCTACGGGAAGGCCGGCATTATCTGCAGGGAAGTCCAGCGATGGCCATGGGGTTAACGGATCATCTCCGGACGTGGGGAGAACTCCCGACCTTCAGGTTAATCACTGCTAAAAGGAGTGACTCTAGAGTTTCCACGAAAAAGGCCTGATTGTGGCAGCAAGTCGTTATACAATAGTGATATTCGCTCACGGCCGCAGCGCGCGCCAACGCCCCATGGACGCCGGCAGCGGTAGCCCTTTCAGCACCGCATAGAACTCGTCCACGCCATGCCGCATCGCCTCTTCCCAAGTGAAGTACGCCTCAGCCTGACTGCGATCGAGGACCTGCAGCATCAGCAGATACCATTGCTGCCCATCTCGCCGCTCGTAATGCCAATACTCCAACGCCTTAAGGTTGGTGCGCCAATCAAAATCGGGCTCCTCATAGCTGCTGATGCGACGCCAGCCATATTCACGAGCCAACGCCGTAAAGTCCACAAAGTACCGGCCGAGTAGCACGCCGGGCAGCCCGCCACGGCCCCAGCCCTCATACGCCCGGGCTCGATAACTCAAGTCCCAGGTTCGATCAGTGAGAGGACGCCCACAGGAGCCATCTTGATCGCGGCAACGGAGGTACAATCGCCAGAAGGTCTCGCCTCCCATGTCCTCTCGGACGCGCTCCAGTAACGGTTGGCCGCTCTCGTCGAAATAATCCAGAAGCAAGTCCACCGCGCGGCCAGTCTTATGCCAGCTCAGATAATCGGAGGCATCGCTCTCAAAGAACGGGGGACGCCAGGCCTCGCTCAATCGGCTCAGGAAATCATACCCCGTCTCCTCCCTCACCCGCCGACGCAAGGCCAGGAAGCTATCGGCCACCTCGCTGGAGAGCGAGGCCGGCCCGGATGCCTCAACACCTGGGAGCTCGACAAAGCGAGCCACCCGCTGGCCATCGTTGGGCAGGGGCGCGTCATCCAGCGCAGTTGCGCCGGCGAGCACCAGCTCGCCACTGGCCAGGGGGGACGGATGCCAGGCGATCCGGCCGCTCAGATGCGCCCGCCATACCAGATAGGTCGGCAATACATCGCCATCGTCGGAAAACCGCAATAGCCCTTCGCCGTCGGCCCGGCGATAGATCACCGCCAGGCCCTCATCAGTTGCCGTCACCGCCGTCACACGCGTCAGCCATGTCCGACGCACAGGGCCGGCTGTCAAGTTCATCACATCGAGTGACCACACCTCGCGTCGCTCATCTTCATCCCGAAAGAGGTAGAGCGCGCGACCATCTGCCGACCAACCAGCTAGCTCCTCGTCGCTGGGGTCGTGGGTGATCTGTCGAAGCTCTCCGGACGTGGGGTTGATGAGGAACACGTCCTTGTCGCCGAAACGCCAGGAGGTGAAAGCTAGCCATCCGCGGTAAGGGCCAACCGGTGCCCAAGCCGGGCCGAAGTCCCCCGCCGGGCTATCTTGTGTCAGGTTGACCGCCTCACCGCCCTCAGACGGGATCAGCCATACATCCAGATCACCCGCGGCCATGGACTCGTAGGCGATCCACTGGCCGTCGGGCGACCAGGCCGGCAAGCCGTCGTAGGGACGATCAGCGGTGAGCTGCCGCTCCTGGCCGGTGCTGAGATCGCGCACGTAGATGTCCCACTGTCGGCCGCGTCGGGCGGTGTAAGCCAGCGCCGTACCATCAGGCGACCAGGCCGGATCACGCTCTTCGCTGGGGTCAATAGTCACGCGGCGCAAGTCGCTGCCATCGGTGCGGATGGTGTAAATGTCCCAGTTGCCCCTGTGCCAGGCGGTGAAGGCGATACGACCCTCAGCCGTGCCCTGAGCTTTGCCCAAGGAGGATGACCAGCCGGGCATGCCGAGCGCGACGAGGAGGAGCAGGACTATGCGCGCCAGGGTCAGGGACAGTCGTATCATAGCTCCTCAGGCTCAGTGTTGGCCTCTGTCTCTGCCAGAAGCTCACGAGCGCGCTCGGCCAGGGGAGCGGGCACCAGCACCTGCACCTCGGCCAGCGCGCCCACGGAGAACCCAAACACGGGGCCGATCGCCTCACGACGCAAAAACGTGGGAATGCCCTCGCTCTCCAGCCGTCCTTTAACGACCTGTGCTTCCATCTCATTGGCAGCGCGATAGACCTCGATGGGAGGGCTGGACATACGGCCCCCTCGGCTCCGCACGGCCCTCTGAGCGGCCTGTTTGCGTAACTGGCTTAGCAACCCCAGCACTACAGCGCTCATCCCTCGCTCCTATCCCCTGCACAGCAACGATAAGGCTATTCATCACGCATAGTCACCCAGCCGATTCTCTCGATGGACTTTACTGCGCTCGCGGCCCATTCGCTAACGGCGAGACGGAACGGTTACATCTTACTGAGGTCCTGGTCATCGGTCAAGGCGGCCGCGATCGAGAGGAGATGTTTACCGGATTGCGCTGCCTGGTGGTAGAATAGCCTGCAGTCCGATGATATCTATGCGATCATGGAGGTAGCCATGTCTACGATCCTTACCTGGTATGGCCATGCGGCTCTCGGTCTGGAGGTCGCTGGCAAACATATCCTGGTTGACCCGTTTCTCTCCAGCAATCCGGCAGCTACAGTAAGCCCGGAAACGGTGCTGGCCGATTACATCCTGATTTCTCATGGCCATGGCGATCACGTCGGCGATGCACTGGTCATCGCCCGACGCACAGGGGCCACCGTGATCAGCAACTACGAGATCGCCACCTGGTTTGAGAAACAGGGGGTGAGCGTTCATCCCCAGCACATCGGCGGCGGCTTTCGCCATCCGTTTGGCTATCTGAAGCTGACCGCCGCGCTCCACGGCTCGGCGCTGCCTGACGGCTCCTATGGTGGCAACCCGGCCGGCTTCCTGCTCACTACGCCTGAAGGCAGCAAGATCTACATGGCCTGCGATACAGGCCTCTTCGGCGACATGCGCCTGATCGGCGAGGAGGGCATTGACCTGGCGGTGTTGCCCATCGGCGACAACTTCACCATGGGGCCGGACGATGCCCTGCGAGCCGTTAAGCTGATCGAGCCCCGGCATGTGATCCCCATCCACTACAGCACCTGGGACCTCATCGCCCAGGATCCCCACGCCTGGGCCGAGCGGGTGAAGGCGGAGACGAAGGCCATCCCCCACGTCCTCAAGCCCGGCGAGAGCTTTCGCCTATGAACGAGCGCGCTTTACGCCAACAGCTCAGCGACATCGGCCGCCAAGCTGTCGCTTACGGCCTGGTGAAGGCTATCAGTGGCAACCTCAGCGCCCGCCTCCCCGGCGCGGACGAATTCCTGATCACCCCCTCCGGCGACGCGCTGGATGCCCTGATCCCAGACGAACTGGTGTGTATGGGGCTGGATGGCCAGGTGCGAGCTGGGGCGCGAAAGCCCTCTAGCGAGTACCTCTTGCACCTGGCCATCTACCGGCGTCGTCCGGAGATCAACGCCATTGTCCATCTGCACCCGCCGTTGGCGACCATAGTGGGCACTGCCCTGGGCGAGGTGCGTCCCGTCACCTTTGAGGGGCTATACTTCCTGGGCCAGGTGGCCATCGTGCCGGCCATCCTGCCGGGCACCGAGGAACTGGCCCAGGCGGCCGCCGAGGCCACCGACCACAGCCGGGTGCTCATCCTGCAACATCACGGCTCAGTATGTGTGGGCAGCACCTTGCAAGAGGCATTGTATCGCTCGATCGAGCTGGAGGAGACATGCCGGCTCATTGTGATCTCGCGCGCCATTGGCGCTGAGGCTTATCTACCAGGCTGGGCAGTGGAACGGATGCGCGGGCGAGGTTATTAAAGGCCTACAGGTTAAGAAGGGCGATCATACGCGCGTTGGTTTATGACGGTGACCGCTTGCGCTATCAAGAGGTCGTCGTTTTCACCGAGCCGCTGGCGGCCGCCGCGCAGATCCTAAAAAAGGTGAGCTGGTGGTCTGGGGACGACATCCCGCGCAGCTCGAACAGCTGCGCGCTCTGGGCGTTGATGTGCGTTCCGATGAGCCACACCTGACAGCATGGGCCAATGTGGTCGTGGAGGCGACGAGGAACTCAGATGAGGTAGCGCTGGCGCGCAAGCTCGCGTGCCCTCGCGGCACCGTGGTACTGAAGAGCACCTATTGCGGGCAGACAGAGGCCAACTTCACCGGGTTGGTGATAGACGAAGTGACCTTAGCGGGATCCTGTTGCAGGACTTTCCCACCAGCGCTCCGATTATTAGCTCATGGCCCGGTATCTGTGTCCGATTTGATAGAGATCATTTATCCACTGCCTCAGGCCTTGGCCGCATTTGAGCGAGCCGCCGCCCTAGGAGTGCTAAAGTTGCTGCTGCGGATGACATAAGGGACTTGACAAACGCTACCCCGTACAGTATCATGCAGCTCGTGATGGCGACAAGATGGGGTTTCCACGAGAGGACTATCGTAGGTCTGGCATCGTTGGTGATCATTGCGACGTTGCTGATCGGATGCCAGACCAGCGTGCAAATCAAACAACGAGCTCAACCGAAGCAGGACCCTGAGGCGATCGCTGCGCCGCAGGCGATGGAACACAACCTTTCGCTGCTGGCAGTGGATTTTGACCCTCCCCTGGATCAGCTTGAGCTGGCCATGGGACAGGGGGTCGTCTTGATGGTTGCTATTCAGAACAACGGCCAGGATATCGAGCGGGGCGTTCCGATCATCGCCCGGCTGTACGATGTGGAAAGAGGAGGAGCGAGAGCAGCTCTGCTTGTGGAATCGGTGACCTACCTGGATGAGATCGGTCCCGGTGAGATCGGCATCGCCCGTTTTGATCGGCTGACATCTCTCCCCATACGCTCGCGTTATTTTCTGACTATAGAGATCGCGGGCGTACCAGGCGAGTTCACGTTGGCGGACAACGTCCAGCGGTTTGAGATCGTGGTCAGGCCGATGCCCTCGGCTGGGGGCATCCGCTCCGAGTAAGCACCTGACGGACGCTAAGAGGCTCCCTTATCCTGGCAACGGGCGTGAACGAAAGACAAGACGGTCACGGGAACTCTTCCCGTGACCGTCTCTCTTACCCACGGGGTTAGTGCTCTCGCCAGACCCTAGAGGACCATCTATGGATGCCCGCATGTGCTGCAGGAGTGAGTGCTACACCCGCTGCAACCGTTGCTAGATCCAGCGATCAGCCGGCTGCCCCCGCTGCTGCTATGGCTGATGGCTGCAAACCGAGACATCACGCGGCGGGCGGTGGGTTCATGACAGGTGGGGCAATCAATCGGCGCATCAGCCATGCTGAAAGGCCGCAAGGCCTCGAAAGTCATCCGGCAATCCACGCAGAAGTATTCATACATTGGCATGGACAATCCCTCCCGCTTACGCTCTTACTGGTATTGTAGCTCTAAAGGCCGATGGCGTCAAGATCGCCTGTGGCTGGGATGGATCCTGTGCGTGGCATGGGCGTTGGTGGGCTTTGGGCCACCCATTCTGACCAGCGGCGGCACCCCTCCAGCCTGGCGGTTGTACCCCGATCAGGTAAAGAAGCTGGTGAGCGCAACCCGGATGCCACCCATCACCGCCCAGGCGGCCCTTCTGGCCGATGCCCAGACCGGCGAGATCCTGCTAAGCCGCAATGCCGATCAGCCGCTGCCGCCGGCCAGCACGACCAAGATCATGACCGCGCTGATCGTCTTAGAGCGTGCCCGCCCGGACGAGGTGGTGACTGTGTCCGCGTCGGCTCTGATCGGCGACGCAGCGATGGGGCTGGCAGCGGGAGAACAGCTCACCGTCGAGGAGCTATTGTACGGGTTGCTGATGGCCTCCGGCAACGACGCTGCAATGGCATTGGCCGAACATGTGGGTGGGTCCGTTGAGGGTTTTGTGGCCCTAATGAACCAAAGGGCTGTCGAAATGAATTTAAGAGAGACTTATTTTGTGAACCCCCATGGTTTAGACGCACCGGGGCACGTCTCCAGTGCCATAGACCTGCTGGCGATGGCCCGCGCCGGGCTGTCCTATGAGCTGTTCGCCAGGATTGTGGCGACGCCGCAGGCACGGGTGGCCGGCCGTCTGTTAGTCAACCGCAACGAGCTGCTGACGACTTATCTAGGCGCCGACGGCGTGAAGACCGGGACAACCGATGCGGCCGGCCAATGTTTGGTGGCCTCGGCCACGCGCGAGGGGCACCGGGCCATTGCGGTGGTACTGGGCAGCCAGGATCGGTACGCGGACAGCCGCGCCCTGCTCGATCACTACTTCACCTACTTTGGCTGGCTACGGCTCGCGTTGCCCCATGACGGGTTCAACCGGGTGCGCTGGGGAGATGGCCGGGTACGTGAGCTAAGCGCGGCATCTGAGCCGGAGGTGTTCCTGCCTCGCTGGCAATGGCCGCTGGTGCGGGTAACTCGCGTGATCCGCGGAGATGGGGAGCCAGGAAGCCCCGCCGGCAAGGCGATCTTCTCCGTAAGCTCGCGTACGCTGGCCGAGGTGCCGCTACGCTGGAAGGAGCCGTGAACAATGCCACTGGAAAGGCTACAAAAGGTGTTGGCCCATGCCGGGATCGCCTCGCGTCGAGCCTGCGAGGAGCTGATCCGCCAGGGGAGGGTGACCGTGAACGGGGTCATCGTGACCGAATTGGGCGTCAAGGTGGACCCAGAGCGCGATCATATCCGGGTAGATGGCGAGCGAGTGCGGCCGTCGGAGCCGCGTCGGTACCTCCTAGTGCATAAGCCGGCAGGCTATCTAAGCGTCATGGATGACCCACATGGCCGGCGGGATTTGGGAGATCTGGTCGAGAGCAGCGAGCGGCTCTTCCCCGTTGGCCGGCTGGACATGGCCAGCGAAGGGTTGATTCTATTGACGAACGACGGCGAGCTAGCAAATCATCTCATGCACCCACGCTATGAACATCCCAAGACGTACTTGGTGCTGGTACGGGGACAGCCGCGGGAGCGGGACCTGTGGGAGCTACGGCGGGGGATAAAACTGGAAGATGGGCACACAGCACCGGCGCGCGTAGAGCGAGTGGCCGGCTGGCCGCGCGAGCTTGCTGGGGATTGGTGGCAGAATACGCCAAATGAATTCGGCCTGACCACCTGGTTGCGTATCACTTTACACGAGGGAAAGAAACGGCAGATCCGGCGCATGCTGAGCACAGTGGGCTATCCAGTACTGCGCCTTATCCGAGTGGGATTGGGGCCGTTACGCTTGGGCAAGTTGCCACCAGGTCAATCCCGGCCCTTAACCCCCTATGAGCTTCGTTTATTGCGACATCCTCTGCACGCCGATGCCAGGGCTAGAGGGACCAGACGTCCTGCTGAAGGTGATTCGTCGGCGTGCCGCTCGCTTCCAGAATTGCCTTACCGACGCAGGAGAAGGAAGCGATGACGCGTCCCTCGGTGATCACTATTGACGGGCCGGCGGCCTCAGGCAAGAGCACAGTCGGCCAAAGGTTGGCTAAGGCGTTGGGATATCTGTACTTCGACACGGGCGTCATATACCGGGCAGTCACTTTGGCCGCGCTGCGTCGAAAGCTGGACCTGGCCGATGAAGAGGCGCTCGTTCGCTTGGCGGAGCAGATCCGGATTGACGTGATTCCGCCCACTTTGGACGATGGGCGACAGTACACAGTGCTGATCGATGGTGAGGATGTCACCTGGGATCTGCGTCGGCCGGAGGTGGAGGCCCATGTCTCGCTCGTCTCAGCCTACCCAGGGGTGCGGGCTGCTCTGCTGACGCAACAGCGACGGATCGCAGCCGGCGGGCGCGTGGTTATGGTCGGGCGCGATATTGGCACCGTGGTGGTGCCGGATGCCGACCTGAAGATCTACCTTGATGCGTCCCCGGAAGAGCGAGCGCGACGGCGTTATCTGGAGTTGCGGGCGCGCGGGCAGCTGGTGGATTACGAAGAGATCTTGACGGCGATGCGACAACGGGATCAAACCGACTCGCAACGAGCTACTGCGCCGCTGCGCCCAGCGGAGGACGCCATCATCGTGGACTCGACGCACATGGACATAGAAGCTGTGCTAAATCACATCCTGGCATTGG
Above is a window of Anaerolineae bacterium DNA encoding:
- a CDS encoding rRNA pseudouridine synthase, producing the protein MPLERLQKVLAHAGIASRRACEELIRQGRVTVNGVIVTELGVKVDPERDHIRVDGERVRPSEPRRYLLVHKPAGYLSVMDDPHGRRDLGDLVESSERLFPVGRLDMASEGLILLTNDGELANHLMHPRYEHPKTYLVLVRGQPRERDLWELRRGIKLEDGHTAPARVERVAGWPRELAGDWWQNTPNEFGLTTWLRITLHEGKKRQIRRMLSTVGYPVLRLIRVGLGPLRLGKLPPGQSRPLTPYELRLLRHPLHADARARGTRRPAEGDSSACRSLPELPYRRRRRKR
- a CDS encoding class II aldolase/adducin family protein, translating into MNERALRQQLSDIGRQAVAYGLVKAISGNLSARLPGADEFLITPSGDALDALIPDELVCMGLDGQVRAGARKPSSEYLLHLAIYRRRPEINAIVHLHPPLATIVGTALGEVRPVTFEGLYFLGQVAIVPAILPGTEELAQAAAEATDHSRVLILQHHGSVCVGSTLQEALYRSIELEETCRLIVISRAIGAEAYLPGWAVERMRGRGY
- a CDS encoding DPP IV N-terminal domain-containing protein, whose translation is MIRLSLTLARIVLLLLVALGMPGWSSSLGKAQGTAEGRIAFTAWHRGNWDIYTIRTDGSDLRRVTIDPSEERDPAWSPDGTALAYTARRGRQWDIYVRDLSTGQERQLTADRPYDGLPAWSPDGQWIAYESMAAGDLDVWLIPSEGGEAVNLTQDSPAGDFGPAWAPVGPYRGWLAFTSWRFGDKDVFLINPTSGELRQITHDPSDEELAGWSADGRALYLFRDEDERREVWSLDVMNLTAGPVRRTWLTRVTAVTATDEGLAVIYRRADGEGLLRFSDDGDVLPTYLVWRAHLSGRIAWHPSPLASGELVLAGATALDDAPLPNDGQRVARFVELPGVEASGPASLSSEVADSFLALRRRVREETGYDFLSRLSEAWRPPFFESDASDYLSWHKTGRAVDLLLDYFDESGQPLLERVREDMGGETFWRLYLRCRDQDGSCGRPLTDRTWDLSYRARAYEGWGRGGLPGVLLGRYFVDFTALAREYGWRRISSYEEPDFDWRTNLKALEYWHYERRDGQQWYLLMLQVLDRSQAEAYFTWEEAMRHGVDEFYAVLKGLPLPASMGRWRALRP
- a CDS encoding metal-dependent hydrolase, translated to MSTILTWYGHAALGLEVAGKHILVDPFLSSNPAATVSPETVLADYILISHGHGDHVGDALVIARRTGATVISNYEIATWFEKQGVSVHPQHIGGGFRHPFGYLKLTAALHGSALPDGSYGGNPAGFLLTTPEGSKIYMACDTGLFGDMRLIGEEGIDLAVLPIGDNFTMGPDDALRAVKLIEPRHVIPIHYSTWDLIAQDPHAWAERVKAETKAIPHVLKPGESFRL
- a CDS encoding DUF2007 domain-containing protein, translating into MSAVVLGLLSQLRKQAAQRAVRSRGGRMSSPPIEVYRAANEMEAQVVKGRLESEGIPTFLRREAIGPVFGFSVGALAEVQVLVPAPLAERARELLAETEANTEPEEL
- the cmk gene encoding (d)CMP kinase; the protein is MTRPSVITIDGPAASGKSTVGQRLAKALGYLYFDTGVIYRAVTLAALRRKLDLADEEALVRLAEQIRIDVIPPTLDDGRQYTVLIDGEDVTWDLRRPEVEAHVSLVSAYPGVRAALLTQQRRIAAGGRVVMVGRDIGTVVVPDADLKIYLDASPEERARRRYLELRARGQLVDYEEILTAMRQRDQTDSQRATAPLRPAEDAIIVDSTHMDIEAVLNHILALVQNFAGEDTRTVWEER
- a CDS encoding D-alanyl-D-alanine carboxypeptidase, with the protein product MDNPSRLRSYWYCSSKGRWRQDRLWLGWILCVAWALVGFGPPILTSGGTPPAWRLYPDQVKKLVSATRMPPITAQAALLADAQTGEILLSRNADQPLPPASTTKIMTALIVLERARPDEVVTVSASALIGDAAMGLAAGEQLTVEELLYGLLMASGNDAAMALAEHVGGSVEGFVALMNQRAVEMNLRETYFVNPHGLDAPGHVSSAIDLLAMARAGLSYELFARIVATPQARVAGRLLVNRNELLTTYLGADGVKTGTTDAAGQCLVASATREGHRAIAVVLGSQDRYADSRALLDHYFTYFGWLRLALPHDGFNRVRWGDGRVRELSAASEPEVFLPRWQWPLVRVTRVIRGDGEPGSPAGKAIFSVSSRTLAEVPLRWKEP